A genomic region of Elaeis guineensis isolate ETL-2024a chromosome 9, EG11, whole genome shotgun sequence contains the following coding sequences:
- the LOC105051461 gene encoding transcription factor bHLH153: MMMMMMTEVTDQKRRSHDSFLLSNIAGAGGGHSHNTSMTTTTTTCSGLTSKRLKTAGGGGGGGGTITTKEKKDKIGERVAKLQQLVSPFGKSDTASVLQETTGYIKFLHDQLQVLSTPYLRTRTQTAKTEEAEYCSLRNRGLCLMPISSTLRIAQSNGADLWAPVSSNKQP; this comes from the exons atgatgatgatgatgatgacagaAGTTACTGATCAGAAGAGAAGAAGCCATGATAGTTTCCTCCTCAGCAACATCGCCGGCGCCGGCGGAGGTCACAGCCATAACACTAGCATGACCACCACCACTACCACTTGCAGTGGCTTGACTTCCAAGAGGCTTAAAACTGCTGGtggtggtggaggaggaggaggaaccaTCACCACAAAG GAGAAGAAGGACAAGATTGGAGAAAGAGTGGCCAAGCTGCAACAACTGGTCTCTCCTTTTGGCAAG TCAGACACGGCATCGGTTCTTCAGGAGACTACTGGATATATCAAATTCCTCCATGATCAACTCCAG GTGCTGAGTACTCCATATTTGAGGACGAGGACACAGACTGCAAAGACTGAG GAAGCTGAGTACTGCAGCCTAAGAAACCGCGGCCTCTGTCTCATGCCGATCTCCTCTACACTCAGAATTGCTCAAAGCAATGGCGCCGATCTCTGGGCTCCTGTTAGTTCAAACAAACAACCATAA